The nucleotide sequence GAAACTAATTGAACAATACCTGGATGCTGAAAGGCATAAATGATCTCTTCCAGGATTGGATGAAAGCGATTCATCTGCAACCCGACATATTTGAACTCACGCAAATCCTTAAGCAAAAGCATCTCAGATGGTTTTGGAAAAGCCTGATAAATGGCTCTGGCATCGGCTTCGTCCAATAAATCATCCATGTAACAACTGGCAATGCGATCGCCCACCTGAAATTCTGTCTGTAAATCTTCTTTACAGGCAAGTAGCCGCGCCCGGATCTGGTCGGCAAATTCCCAGCGGGATTTGTTTAGAGGTGCTGTTTGCGATGGCATCAAACCAACGATTTTGGAGGATATTACTTTAGATGAAATTTAGCTTCACAATAGGCTGGAAGCCTGACGGCTAAGTTGAACGCCGCAGATAACTTATGGCACTTACCAATTACTTCTCATCGGTCGACTCCATATTCCATTTTCCCTGGAAAAGGAAGTAACGGGTAGCATTTTCGCTATTTATAGCCCTTTTCAAGGGTGTGAAGTACAGTAAGGGTGCGGATCACCCCACTGCGCCTCACATTCCCGTACCTCATTCAATTGAGAAACGCCATATAAGGTTTTCCAAATTTGCAGGCTAACAACTCTTTTCAGGAAAGCTGTGGAAGATCCGGATGTCTTTTCAGGCTGGCACCAGCCACAATTAAAAATGTGCTGTAGTTATCATGAATTCATGGCTAATTTCCTGAAGAGGGATGGGTATGCCAGAAAAATAATCGAGCGACTACTTTATCATCCCGATCCAAAAGCACCGTATTCTGAATTTCATTCAGGCAAGAGCCTGAGCTGATTACTTTGTATGATCGGGGCTGCTCTCTACCAATGACTTCGTTTCCCTGTAACACAGCGTCTGTTGACACCTCATCTGCTGGCATTGCCGATTTGGGTGGTGCTAAATAGCCGTGTGAATTGAAGGTCTTCAATTCATACAGCACTCAATTCAGACCCAAAGTCCACAACGCCCGGATTTGAAGGATGACAAAGAGGGGCTGGCTGAAGTCTTTCCCCAGTCACCCCGCCTTTCAGTCACGACCACTGGTTCATTGCCTGTGTGCAGTTGTTTCGTCTCACAAGGTAGAGTTTGATGTTGGAACAATTACCCGTAACCCTATCTCAATTTTTCTCAGAACCTAACAACAGTCTTCATTACTGGGAGGACGAAATTCCGGTCTTCAAAATTCCTCGACTTACCCCGGCAATTCGGGCAAACAGTGAGTATTTTAGTGATCCAGTATGGGCTGGGGTATACCTGGAGTCCTGTCATCGGGATAGGATTTTTGTAGATCGGTGGCAGGCAGCCATCGGTCGCTGGCAGGGTAAGATCGTGGTCGATATTGGCTGTGGCCCCGGTAACCTGTATGCGGCTTTGCAGTCAGTGTGCGGTGTTCCCCGGCTGCTAATTGGTGTCGATGTTGCCCTGGGTGCCCTTAAGCTGGCACGCCAATTGGGGTATGTTCCCGTCCTTGCAGACGCTCAACAGCTTCCTTTTGTTTCTGGTTTTGCCGATGTGGTAGTCGTCAATGCTACTATCCATCACTGTGATGATATGGAAAAGACGCTGCTGGAAGCGGCTCGCCTGGTACGTCCTGGTGGGATGTTAATTACTGACCATGACCCGCAATGCTCTGCCTGGAACAACAACTGGATTGCGAAGCTAATCTGGAATGCTCGACTACCGATTTATCGACTGATTAAACGGGGCGGACATGGAAGCGCCAGAGAGCAGCGTTTAAGTTTAGCAACAGAAGTCCATCACAGAATTGGTGATGGGGTGTCTGCCGATCTATTCCATCGAGTACTGGAACCACTTGGCTTTACAGTGAACCTGTACCCCCATAATATGGCTGGTTCAGAGGTTTTTTGTGGCGATCGCGGTCGGGCAGGCTGGAAGATCCGGCTGGCTCAGCGGCTATGTGGCGTGAAGCTCGATCAGGCAGAGTCTGCTCTGCTGCTGATGTGCAGGGCAACTCGTCAGAAGTAGAGGCTGGCTTTTGAATGGTGTATCTGATTGAACGGTGTATCTGATATTCCACCCTCTATTGGATGGACGCTGGTTTCACATCCAGGAGGAGGGCGATCGCTGTTTGCGAATATCCATCAAGTCTGCCAGGCTGAGGTCATCCCAATCCAGTGGGTGATTTTGTTCCGGTGGAATAACCGTCACGGGAACGGCGGTTCCCTGCCTGGGAAGCGATCGCTGGGGACGGCGTTTTGGTTTCAGACGGCGATTGGGTGAACCAGAGCCAGGCAGGGGAGCATGGGGATGGGATACAGGTGGAGTTGCCAGGAGCGTAGACCATTCACCATCCGGAAAAGGCTTCAGTCGTTTGCCTGAACGTCTGGAGTGAGGGCGGTGAGAACGATTTTCGACCGTAAAATAGCGAGCGGCATTGGCAGCGCGCCTGCTGCTTGCACCCCGTGGTCTGG is from Leptothermofonsia sichuanensis E412 and encodes:
- a CDS encoding class I SAM-dependent methyltransferase gives rise to the protein MLEQLPVTLSQFFSEPNNSLHYWEDEIPVFKIPRLTPAIRANSEYFSDPVWAGVYLESCHRDRIFVDRWQAAIGRWQGKIVVDIGCGPGNLYAALQSVCGVPRLLIGVDVALGALKLARQLGYVPVLADAQQLPFVSGFADVVVVNATIHHCDDMEKTLLEAARLVRPGGMLITDHDPQCSAWNNNWIAKLIWNARLPIYRLIKRGGHGSAREQRLSLATEVHHRIGDGVSADLFHRVLEPLGFTVNLYPHNMAGSEVFCGDRGRAGWKIRLAQRLCGVKLDQAESALLLMCRATRQK